GGCCATCTCGGGCAGCTTCTTCGCCCCGAACAGCAGCACGAGAACGAGTGCGATGATCAGAAGTTCAGGAACTCCGAGGTTCGGCATGAAACGTCCTTTTGTGAGCGAGTGCCTGTTTCAGCCACGATCGTACGCTGCCTGGGGCGTGGTCTCATCCCCTCGGCCCGTCAATCTGGCCACTCAATCTGGCTCGCCTCGGCTCAAGCTGCGCCTGCGCCGCGGCGATTTCCCTCTTCAGAGTACGTGCCGCGGCGACGACGCGGGCACCGGCGACGCCGAGCACGACCAGCCCGGCCACGCCCAGCCCCACGGACACGAAGATCCACGTCATGAGTGGTGAGCGTACAGGGCCAGGGCGCGCTCGGCCTCCTCGCGCACCGTCTCCGCCATGTCGGGCGGCGAGACGACCCGGCCGGTGTCGCCCAGGCGCAGCGCCAGCTTCAGAATCCAGTCCTCGTCGCGGGCCCGCAGCGCCACCCGCAGCCGCCCCTCACCCAGCTCGGTGACCTGCTCGCACGGGTAGTACTCGGCCACCCACCGCCCGGCGGCGCTCAGCTCCAGCTCGACCAGCTCGTCGGTCGGCGACGGCCGGAAGACCCCGGCGGTCACGTCACGCGGCTCGGCCTCGGCGGGCGGGTCGGCGGGCACGTCGAGCACGTCCACGCCGAGCACCCGGTCCAGCCTGAACAATCGCATCGCCTCGGCCCGGTAGCACCAGCCCTCCAGGTAGGCGCGGCCGTCCACGACCACGACCCGCATCGGGTCCACCTCGCGCGGCGTCACCTCGTCGCGGCCCTGCACGTAGTAACGCAGCGACAGCCGCCTGCCCCTGGTCAGGCCCTCGCGCACGCGCGGCAGCGCGTCGGGGGCGGCGTCCACGTCGACGGCGACCTGGGTGCTCACGGTGGCGGCGCCCTCGCCGGCGGCCCGCTCCAGCTTGGCGGTGACGCGGGGCAGGGCGTCACCGGGCACCTCGGCGAGTTCGGGGGTGGCGGCCAGCATGCGCAGCGCCACCAGCAGCGCGCTGGCCTCGTCGATGCCGAGCCGCAGCGGCCTGGCGATGGTGTCGGCGTTGTCGATGAGGATCTCGCCGCCGTCCCATGAGACGTCGATGAGGTCGCCGGGGGTGTGCCCGGGCAGCCCGCACATCCACACGAGCTGCAGGTCGTCGATGAGCTGCTTCTCGCTCAGCCCGAACACGTCGGCCACCTCGCCGACCTGCGCCCCCGGATGGGACATCAGGTACGGCACCAGCGCCAGCAACCTCGGCAGCCGATCCGCCGAACCACTCATGCCAGAGCCCCCTTCAAACGCCTGATCACGGCCTCACGGGCGTCCGGCGGCTCGACCACCTCGACGTCGGCGCCGAGGCTGGCCATCCACCCGGCCAGCCGCTCGGGGTCGGTGAAGGCCAGCTCGGCCTCGTCCCACCCGTCGGTGCCGGGGTGCACGGCCCTGGCGAGCTGCCGCAGCCCCTCGCACGCCCCCTGGCGCACGCGGACGACGGCGACCCGCTCGTCGGTCGTCTCGTCGGGGAAGCCCACCATGGCCCGCAGGTCGATGCCCTCGGGCACCTCGACGGCGCCCGGCTTGCCGACCGCGGCGACCTGCCCGGCGATGCGGCTGAGCCGGAAGGCGCGCGGCGCGTCCCTGTCGCGATCGTACCCCGCCAGGTACCAGCGGCCGCGCCTGCTGACCACGCCCCACGGCTCCACGGTGCGCCCGCGCACGGTCTCGCTGCCGGCGCCGCGGTAGTCGAAGCGGACCACGCGCCGGTCGCGCACGGCGTCCCACAGCGCGGGGAAGGCCGGGTCACGGGTGTCCACCCGCAGCTCCA
The nucleotide sequence above comes from Nonomuraea gerenzanensis. Encoded proteins:
- a CDS encoding helix-turn-helix transcriptional regulator, whose translation is MSGSADRLPRLLALVPYLMSHPGAQVGEVADVFGLSEKQLIDDLQLVWMCGLPGHTPGDLIDVSWDGGEILIDNADTIARPLRLGIDEASALLVALRMLAATPELAEVPGDALPRVTAKLERAAGEGAATVSTQVAVDVDAAPDALPRVREGLTRGRRLSLRYYVQGRDEVTPREVDPMRVVVVDGRAYLEGWCYRAEAMRLFRLDRVLGVDVLDVPADPPAEAEPRDVTAGVFRPSPTDELVELELSAAGRWVAEYYPCEQVTELGEGRLRVALRARDEDWILKLALRLGDTGRVVSPPDMAETVREEAERALALYAHHS
- a CDS encoding helix-turn-helix transcriptional regulator gives rise to the protein MSRRKTERLLNLVICLLATRRPLSAEQIRQAVPGYDRDGDEAFQRMFERDKNELREIGIPIDVVRDPWEDEPGYRIERESYELPEITLEPDEAAVLGLAAQVWQRASLAEAASGALLKLRAGGVATDQPVGTGALELRVDTRDPAFPALWDAVRDRRVVRFDYRGAGSETVRGRTVEPWGVVSRRGRWYLAGYDRDRDAPRAFRLSRIAGQVAAVGKPGAVEVPEGIDLRAMVGFPDETTDERVAVVRVRQGACEGLRQLARAVHPGTDGWDEAELAFTDPERLAGWMASLGADVEVVEPPDAREAVIRRLKGALA